In a genomic window of Dyadobacter fermentans DSM 18053:
- a CDS encoding RNA polymerase sigma factor: MNDTIHIAQPVSHEVLWDKFRAGDKEAFGQIALHYYQLLYNYGLNLNNDEDFVSDCIQELFLELWERRAFLSKTDFVKTYLLRALRNKIFKESIRLRRFKQPQDVQFVAGADISIESQIVLNEEETAQIRQLSAVLETLTTRQQEIVYLRFYQGLEFDEISGIMGLTRQSVANLLHRTLKKLKESWTIAFLISFIFLFSPQ, encoded by the coding sequence TTGAACGATACGATCCACATAGCGCAGCCGGTTTCGCACGAGGTGTTGTGGGACAAATTCAGGGCGGGCGATAAAGAAGCGTTCGGGCAGATTGCGCTGCATTATTATCAGCTGCTTTATAATTACGGGCTGAATCTGAATAACGATGAAGATTTCGTGTCGGACTGCATTCAGGAGCTTTTTCTTGAACTGTGGGAGCGGCGTGCGTTTTTGTCCAAAACCGATTTTGTTAAAACCTACCTGCTCCGGGCGCTTCGCAACAAGATCTTCAAGGAAAGCATTCGGCTCCGGCGTTTCAAGCAGCCGCAGGACGTGCAGTTTGTCGCCGGAGCGGATATTTCGATCGAGTCGCAGATTGTTTTGAATGAAGAGGAAACAGCGCAGATCAGGCAGCTGAGCGCTGTTTTGGAAACACTTACCACCCGCCAGCAGGAAATCGTTTACCTGCGCTTCTACCAGGGGCTGGAATTCGACGAGATTTCCGGAATTATGGGCCTCACGCGCCAGAGTGTGGCTAATCTGCTCCACCGCACCCTCAAAAAATTAAAGGAAAGCTGGACGATCGCTTTCCTGATCTCCTTCATTTTTCTATTTTCTCCTCAATAA
- a CDS encoding SIS domain-containing protein, giving the protein MNQIKNGTDEPETSGDIHTRREILSQPALWEEVYDLISGQSAAIEGFLRPVLEKGNVRVILTGAGTSGFIGDAAQGTLQKAWRRPVQAVPTTEIVTQPDTVFIRPVPTLLISFARSGNSPESVESVRLANACCDEIYHLIITCNGEGALAGTAAVNPDKAYCIVLPEATNDKSLAMTSSFTCMLLSVLLVAHAADIKSEFPKVQRIVEQGKLILENQFLLESLVLKGFERVVFLGSGEMLGIARECHLKLLELTDGRQVCMSDSFLGFRHGPRAFVNENTLIVYLFSRNPHVMRYERDLAGEIGRDARGIESLQIGGAEELALPHSSRIVPEIDPDNAYQMIAATLVGQLLGYYSALHAGIDPDSPSTSGSISRVVQGVNIYQE; this is encoded by the coding sequence ATGAACCAAATCAAAAATGGGACGGACGAGCCCGAAACCAGCGGAGATATACACACGCGAAGAGAAATATTGTCGCAACCCGCACTCTGGGAGGAAGTATATGACCTGATCAGCGGCCAAAGTGCGGCGATCGAAGGCTTTTTACGGCCGGTTTTGGAAAAAGGCAATGTGCGGGTAATTCTTACCGGCGCGGGCACCTCGGGCTTTATCGGGGACGCGGCGCAGGGAACCTTGCAGAAAGCCTGGCGCAGACCCGTGCAGGCGGTGCCGACGACGGAAATCGTCACGCAGCCCGATACGGTCTTTATCCGGCCCGTACCCACGCTGCTGATTTCATTCGCACGGTCGGGCAACAGTCCCGAGAGTGTGGAATCGGTGCGGCTGGCCAATGCCTGCTGCGACGAGATATATCACCTCATCATCACCTGCAACGGTGAAGGCGCACTGGCCGGTACCGCCGCGGTCAACCCTGACAAAGCATATTGCATCGTTCTGCCCGAGGCCACGAACGACAAAAGCCTCGCCATGACAAGCAGTTTTACCTGTATGCTGCTCAGCGTGCTCCTCGTGGCCCACGCCGCCGATATTAAGAGCGAATTCCCGAAAGTACAGCGGATCGTCGAACAGGGGAAACTGATTCTGGAAAACCAGTTTCTTCTGGAAAGCCTGGTATTGAAAGGTTTCGAGCGGGTGGTGTTCCTGGGGTCGGGCGAAATGCTCGGCATTGCGCGGGAATGCCATTTGAAACTGCTCGAACTGACGGACGGCAGGCAGGTATGCATGTCGGATTCCTTCCTCGGTTTCCGGCACGGGCCGCGGGCATTTGTGAATGAAAATACATTGATCGTGTACCTGTTTTCGAGAAACCCGCACGTGATGCGCTACGAGCGCGACCTGGCCGGAGAGATCGGGCGGGACGCGCGGGGCATCGAGTCGCTGCAAATCGGCGGTGCGGAGGAACTGGCATTGCCGCATAGCAGCCGCATCGTGCCCGAGATCGATCCCGACAATGCCTATCAGATGATCGCGGCGACGCTCGTGGGCCAGCTGCTGGGCTATTACAGCGCCCTGCATGCCGGTATCGACCCCGACAGCCCATCCACTTCCGGCTCGATCAGCCGGGTGGTGCAGGGGGTGAACATTTATCAGGAATGA
- a CDS encoding S9 family peptidase — protein MTPTEQKAPPQGLVIDDLSKIRKAGTPLLSPDDRFLAYHVAVADYDADERYDLIMVTPADQTAPVTIARGIAHGWSPDGRELLYETANGELHIYTVSTAASRLLTRRSESAYFINHLALNNCIWSPDGQSIAFVGADVPEAPEPAVRVIDDLLYKSKGGRGRPIYADRAQTHIYRIPAAGGAPEPLTSGPFNEHSTTWSPDGRYIAFVSNRTDRPDDIQQSEIWKVDIHSKAITPLSDHRGLAYQPAWSPKGGHIAFLATPGQTGTNDSPAEDTHIALIPADGGQMRYLTKSLDRRIEHLRWHPSGKYIYFTAGDRGDTSVYRVSIENNHIETVQGGKGCISEFCLTAQGEDMVFIKSNTHFPPELFRTKNKGAVVEPVTQENAAWLSTKALQPADPFWFESFDGMQVQGWLMKPVAFDPSRKHPLILVIHGGPHNMFGHDFDERFHLLSQAGYAVVYINPRGSHGYGQAFSKGTLMNWGGGDYQDLMAGVDYILAQNPWLDADNLGVTGQSYGGYMTNWIVTQTTRFKAAVTDGGLSNLVSFSGTSLYHSLMESEFGGRAYDRFDLLWKWSPLRHVVRVTTPTLLLHGETDNEVPFTQAEEMYIALRKKGVDTMLVQYTGEGHGWRPELGPRNKADLNQRMIAWLNKYLTL, from the coding sequence ATGACCCCGACAGAACAAAAGGCCCCGCCGCAAGGACTTGTAATCGACGATTTGAGTAAAATCCGAAAGGCAGGTACGCCGCTCTTGTCGCCTGATGACCGTTTCCTCGCCTACCACGTGGCAGTGGCCGATTACGATGCCGATGAACGATATGACCTGATCATGGTCACACCGGCGGACCAAACCGCGCCCGTGACCATCGCCCGCGGCATTGCGCACGGCTGGTCGCCCGACGGCCGGGAGCTGCTCTACGAAACCGCGAACGGTGAACTACATATATATACAGTAAGCACCGCAGCCAGCCGTTTACTGACGCGGCGGTCGGAATCTGCCTACTTTATCAATCACCTTGCCCTGAACAATTGCATCTGGTCGCCGGACGGACAGTCCATTGCGTTCGTGGGTGCCGACGTCCCGGAAGCCCCGGAACCGGCCGTGCGTGTGATCGACGACCTGCTTTACAAGTCCAAAGGCGGACGCGGCAGGCCCATTTACGCCGACCGCGCACAAACGCACATTTACCGCATACCGGCCGCAGGAGGCGCCCCGGAGCCACTCACATCCGGGCCATTCAACGAACATTCCACCACCTGGTCGCCCGACGGCCGGTATATTGCATTCGTCAGCAACCGGACCGACCGCCCCGACGACATCCAGCAGAGCGAAATCTGGAAGGTCGATATTCATTCCAAAGCGATCACGCCACTTTCCGACCATCGGGGCCTGGCCTACCAGCCAGCCTGGTCGCCCAAGGGCGGGCACATCGCATTCCTGGCAACGCCGGGGCAGACAGGCACCAACGACAGTCCGGCCGAGGATACGCACATCGCATTGATCCCCGCTGACGGCGGACAAATGCGCTATCTGACCAAATCACTGGACCGCCGCATCGAGCACCTTCGCTGGCACCCTTCGGGAAAGTACATCTACTTCACCGCAGGCGACCGGGGTGACACCTCGGTTTACCGGGTAAGCATTGAAAATAACCACATTGAAACGGTGCAAGGGGGCAAAGGCTGTATCTCAGAGTTCTGCCTGACTGCGCAGGGCGAGGATATGGTTTTTATCAAATCCAACACCCATTTCCCACCGGAGCTTTTCCGAACAAAGAACAAAGGCGCCGTCGTGGAGCCCGTCACGCAGGAAAACGCCGCATGGCTGTCCACGAAAGCGCTGCAACCGGCTGACCCATTCTGGTTTGAGAGCTTCGACGGCATGCAGGTGCAGGGCTGGCTGATGAAGCCGGTCGCATTCGATCCGTCCAGGAAACATCCGTTGATCCTCGTCATCCACGGCGGGCCGCACAATATGTTCGGGCACGACTTCGACGAGCGGTTTCATTTGCTGTCGCAGGCTGGCTACGCGGTCGTTTACATAAACCCCCGGGGCAGCCACGGTTATGGGCAGGCGTTTTCGAAAGGCACGCTCATGAACTGGGGCGGCGGCGATTACCAGGATCTGATGGCGGGCGTGGATTACATTTTAGCCCAAAATCCCTGGCTGGATGCTGACAATCTGGGCGTTACCGGGCAAAGCTACGGCGGATACATGACCAACTGGATCGTCACCCAAACCACGCGTTTCAAAGCGGCCGTGACCGACGGCGGGCTGAGCAACCTCGTCAGCTTTTCGGGCACCTCGTTGTACCACTCGCTGATGGAATCGGAATTCGGCGGGCGTGCTTACGACCGTTTCGATCTGTTGTGGAAATGGTCGCCGCTGCGCCATGTGGTCCGCGTGACCACGCCGACGCTGCTTTTACACGGCGAAACGGACAACGAAGTGCCGTTTACCCAGGCCGAAGAAATGTACATCGCGCTCAGAAAGAAGGGCGTCGATACAATGCTCGTGCAATATACCGGCGAAGGCCACGGCTGGCGGCCGGAACTGGGCCCGCGCAACAAAGCCGACCTGAACCAGCGCATGATCGCCTGGCTGAATAAATACCTAACCCTTTAA
- a CDS encoding EamA family transporter encodes MIIHVLFIGVWGAVIEMPEKAGFPATLGYVVWALTMVPASLAALKLKGWKLDFNRKAMLWGGLAGLLGAGGQLVLFFVLRIAPAYLVFPLLSLTPVVTILMAVLLLHEKTGKMGWAGVVLALVSIFMLSYQPAGATLVSGYTWMLLTAIPLLAWGAQGYVMRFANEIMSAESLYFYMMSTSVMLIPLALMMTDFSQPIQWGFKGPYLSAIIQSLNAFGALCLVYAFRYGKAIIIAPITTALSPVLTVALSLALYQTIPHPVIVAGIALAIVSALLMGFEEVHS; translated from the coding sequence GTGATTATTCATGTCCTGTTTATCGGAGTATGGGGCGCTGTGATTGAAATGCCGGAAAAGGCAGGTTTTCCCGCCACGCTGGGCTATGTGGTGTGGGCACTCACGATGGTACCCGCTTCGCTGGCGGCATTGAAACTGAAAGGCTGGAAACTGGATTTCAACCGGAAGGCAATGCTTTGGGGCGGCCTGGCGGGGCTGTTGGGCGCCGGCGGGCAGCTGGTGCTTTTCTTTGTGCTGCGTATTGCGCCGGCCTACCTGGTGTTTCCGCTGCTTTCGCTCACGCCCGTGGTTACCATCCTGATGGCCGTGCTGCTGCTGCATGAAAAAACCGGCAAAATGGGCTGGGCAGGCGTTGTACTGGCACTGGTTTCGATTTTCATGCTCTCCTACCAGCCCGCCGGCGCGACGCTCGTGAGCGGGTACACCTGGATGCTGCTGACGGCCATTCCGCTGCTGGCCTGGGGCGCGCAGGGCTACGTGATGCGGTTTGCGAACGAGATCATGTCGGCCGAAAGCCTGTATTTCTACATGATGTCGACCTCGGTAATGCTCATCCCCCTCGCGCTGATGATGACGGATTTCAGTCAACCGATCCAGTGGGGGTTCAAAGGGCCCTATTTGTCGGCGATCATCCAGTCGCTCAATGCGTTCGGTGCGCTGTGCCTCGTGTATGCATTCCGGTACGGGAAAGCGATCATCATCGCGCCCATTACCACAGCCCTTTCACCGGTCCTTACAGTGGCATTATCGCTGGCATTGTACCAAACCATCCCCCATCCTGTAATCGTCGCCGGCATTGCGCTTGCTATTGTTTCGGCATTGCTGATGGGATTTGAAGAGGTGCACAGCTGA
- a CDS encoding carbohydrate kinase family protein, producing MSNGKLLVVGELNVDLILNQIHAFPQLGKETIADEMNVCLGSSSAIMAANSAALGVDTTFCGVVGDDDFGGFILRELERKSVNCARVKQIPGQKTGCTIVMSYGQDRANVTFPGAMHALTLHDIPFETPSAYQHLHVSSVFLQQGILRDIEQLLIRAKAAGMTTSLDLQWDPAEQWAFDYARCLPYVDVFMPNESELLALTGAESINSALEEIRPYLNTLALKMGSKGSMGVRGDQQMMAPAFEGKQFVDAIGAGDSFNAGFIRKYMTGAGLEECLREGNLMGALNTTAAGGTGAFDNRQQLSEHIQELWGIELSLP from the coding sequence ATGTCAAACGGAAAACTACTCGTCGTAGGAGAACTTAACGTCGACCTTATCTTAAACCAGATCCACGCTTTCCCGCAGTTGGGCAAAGAGACGATCGCCGATGAAATGAATGTGTGCCTCGGCAGCTCCTCGGCCATTATGGCGGCCAACAGCGCCGCGCTGGGCGTGGACACCACGTTTTGCGGGGTGGTCGGGGACGACGATTTCGGCGGGTTCATCCTCCGCGAGCTGGAACGCAAATCGGTGAACTGTGCGCGCGTAAAGCAAATCCCCGGCCAGAAAACCGGCTGTACCATCGTGATGAGCTACGGCCAGGACCGCGCCAATGTGACCTTTCCCGGCGCCATGCATGCATTGACCCTCCACGATATCCCATTTGAAACACCCTCGGCTTACCAGCACCTGCATGTATCGAGCGTATTTCTCCAACAGGGCATCCTCAGGGACATCGAACAGCTGCTCATCCGCGCCAAAGCCGCCGGTATGACCACCTCCCTCGACCTGCAATGGGACCCGGCCGAGCAATGGGCATTCGACTACGCCCGCTGCCTGCCTTATGTGGATGTGTTTATGCCCAACGAATCGGAATTGCTGGCTTTGACGGGCGCCGAGTCGATAAATAGCGCCCTGGAAGAAATAAGACCTTACCTGAATACGCTCGCCCTCAAAATGGGCAGCAAAGGCAGTATGGGCGTGCGCGGCGACCAGCAGATGATGGCGCCCGCCTTCGAAGGAAAGCAGTTTGTGGATGCCATCGGCGCGGGCGACTCTTTCAATGCCGGATTTATCCGCAAATACATGACCGGCGCGGGCCTCGAAGAATGCCTCCGCGAGGGCAACCTCATGGGCGCGCTCAACACCACAGCCGCCGGGGGCACCGGCGCATTCGATAACCGCCAACAGCTAAGCGAACATATTCAAGAACTCTGGGGAATAGAATTAAGCCTTCCATGA
- a CDS encoding class II fructose-bisphosphate aldolase, whose translation MKLKDKLRQLTQLKKGLLATNYYDLETLHGVLQAAADMKQPLILQLTQSSIDYMGLKTAVNLGRNGLEEFGVEGWIHLDHGGSVELVQRCLDAGFDSVMIDGSELSFEENVRLTREVVERAKRYDVHVEAELGYVAKLGQSHESTGFTQPDEAAAFVEETGVDALAVAIGTAHGFYKQEPKLDIDLLRRIAEKTAATLVLHGSSGVPHDQVQRAISNGICKVNLATEIKNIFMASLKNELTYNEDIDLRKVFPRATCKITELVKAKLEMVENVA comes from the coding sequence ATGAAACTGAAAGATAAACTAAGGCAACTGACGCAGCTCAAAAAAGGCTTGCTGGCCACCAATTACTACGACCTGGAAACCCTTCACGGCGTGTTGCAGGCGGCTGCGGACATGAAGCAGCCGCTGATCCTCCAACTAACGCAAAGCTCGATCGACTATATGGGCCTGAAAACGGCCGTCAACCTGGGACGCAACGGCCTGGAAGAGTTCGGCGTGGAAGGATGGATACACCTCGACCACGGCGGCTCGGTGGAGCTGGTGCAGCGCTGCCTCGACGCGGGCTTCGACTCGGTGATGATCGACGGCAGCGAGCTGTCGTTCGAAGAGAATGTGCGCCTCACCCGCGAGGTCGTCGAGCGTGCCAAACGGTATGATGTACACGTAGAAGCGGAGCTCGGGTATGTAGCCAAACTGGGCCAGTCGCACGAGAGTACCGGCTTCACCCAGCCCGACGAAGCGGCGGCGTTTGTAGAAGAAACGGGCGTGGACGCATTAGCGGTGGCGATCGGCACGGCGCATGGCTTCTACAAGCAGGAACCGAAGCTGGACATCGACCTGCTCCGGCGTATTGCCGAAAAAACAGCCGCTACCCTCGTGCTGCACGGCAGCTCGGGCGTCCCGCACGACCAGGTGCAGCGCGCTATTTCAAACGGCATCTGCAAGGTGAACCTGGCGACCGAGATCAAGAACATTTTCATGGCTTCCCTCAAAAACGAACTCACCTATAACGAGGATATCGACCTCCGGAAGGTGTTCCCGAGAGCCACCTGCAAAATCACCGAACTGGTGAAAGCCAAGCTTGAAATGGTAGAGAACGTGGCATAA